The Cyprinus carpio isolate SPL01 chromosome A5, ASM1834038v1, whole genome shotgun sequence genome has a segment encoding these proteins:
- the cfap73 gene encoding coiled-coil domain-containing protein 42 like-2 isoform X1 has product MSLNLEAYFGSVFEERLKLNKVAQKDLADSSTSVMKLVETREECADVTRALESQKEEMQIKRENLRERDENIKKEEEKLKKSILKYNKFLQENDDRRLRALKKAEAERAQIRLKELEIQKLQAENDTLLARKEILEDRVRKAICYHEFLERATKMSGKFETIGQVIDRLHTLQSINKELLESQTRLEKERESTKLKLIQYINKQRTVLLHCNNQLHQQQTQLDSIRLEAYKWVNTLTHNLQVYVFCTVLSPNITNYSCVLQELKLKHFHSTAAKETLQFAQLKATICNIYQMITHYRRVSVDTEDTFKQLEMVNNDKILLSTLNESLFVKTIFKIKMRYRNVLKKTSHSNM; this is encoded by the exons ATGAGTTTGAATTTGGAAGCTTACTTCGGGTCAGTTTTCGAAGAACGACTCAAATT AAATAAGGTCGCGCAGAAGGATTTGGCGGATTCGAGTACAAGCGTAATGAAACTTGTGGAGACGCGCGAGGAGTGCGCGGATGTGACCAGGGCACTGGAGTCTCAGAAAGAg GAGATGCAGATTAAGCGAGAGAATTTAAGAGAGAGAGACGAAAACATTAAGAAAGAAGAGGAGAAACTGAAGAAATCCATACTGAAATATAACAAGTTTTTGCAA GAAAATGATGACAGACGGTTGCGTGCCTTAAAGAAAGCAGAAGCAGAGAGAGCGCAAATCAGACTGAAAGAACTGGAGATTCAGAAGCTACAGGCAGAGAACGACACCCTGCTGGCACGAAAAGAGATATTGGAGGATCGTGTCAGAAAAGCCATATGCTACCATGAGTTCCTGGAGAGAGCCACAAAAATGTCCGGAAAG TTTGAGACCATTGGTCAAGTCATTGACCGTCTTcacacactccagtccatcaacaaGGAACTTCTAGAAAGCCAAACTAggctagagaaagagagagaaagcacaaAGCTGAAActaatacagtacataaataaacAGAGAACTGTTCTCCTGCACTGTAACAACCAACTGCACCAGCAACAGACGCAGCTAGACAGCATACGCTTAGAAGCATACAAATGggtaaacacactcacacacaatttACAGGTCTATGTCTTCTGTACAGTTCTGTCTCCCAACATTACAAACTATTCATGTGTTCTGCAGGAATTAAAACTGAAGCACTTCCATTCCACTGCGGCAAAAGAGACACTCCAGTTTGCTCAGCTGAAGGCCACAATCTGTAACATTTATCAGATGATCACACATTACAGGAGAGTCTCTGTGGACACTGAGGACACCTTCAAGCAGCTGGAAAtggtgaataatgacaaaatacttCTGTCAACcttgaatgaatcattatttGTTAAAacgatttttaaaattaaaatgaggtacagaaatgttctaaaaaaaacttcacacagcaatatgtaa
- the cfap73 gene encoding coiled-coil domain-containing protein 42 like-2 isoform X2 yields the protein MSLNLEAYFGSVFEERLKLNKVAQKDLADSSTSVMKLVETREECADVTRALESQKEEMQIKRENLRERDENIKKEEEKLKKSILKYNKFLQENDDRRLRALKKAEAERAQIRLKELEIQKLQAENDTLLARKEILEDRVRKAICYHEFLERATKMSGKFETIGQVIDRLHTLQSINKELLESQTRLEKERESTKLKLIQYINKQRTVLLHCNNQLHQQQTQLDSIRLEAYKWVNTLTHNLQVYVFCTVLSPNITNYSCVLQELKLKHFHSTAAKETLQFAQLKATICNIYQMITHYRRVSVDTEDTFKQLEMIHKYFQLMRAIDDELKFNIITRTNRTEGNDSGY from the exons ATGAGTTTGAATTTGGAAGCTTACTTCGGGTCAGTTTTCGAAGAACGACTCAAATT AAATAAGGTCGCGCAGAAGGATTTGGCGGATTCGAGTACAAGCGTAATGAAACTTGTGGAGACGCGCGAGGAGTGCGCGGATGTGACCAGGGCACTGGAGTCTCAGAAAGAg GAGATGCAGATTAAGCGAGAGAATTTAAGAGAGAGAGACGAAAACATTAAGAAAGAAGAGGAGAAACTGAAGAAATCCATACTGAAATATAACAAGTTTTTGCAA GAAAATGATGACAGACGGTTGCGTGCCTTAAAGAAAGCAGAAGCAGAGAGAGCGCAAATCAGACTGAAAGAACTGGAGATTCAGAAGCTACAGGCAGAGAACGACACCCTGCTGGCACGAAAAGAGATATTGGAGGATCGTGTCAGAAAAGCCATATGCTACCATGAGTTCCTGGAGAGAGCCACAAAAATGTCCGGAAAG TTTGAGACCATTGGTCAAGTCATTGACCGTCTTcacacactccagtccatcaacaaGGAACTTCTAGAAAGCCAAACTAggctagagaaagagagagaaagcacaaAGCTGAAActaatacagtacataaataaacAGAGAACTGTTCTCCTGCACTGTAACAACCAACTGCACCAGCAACAGACGCAGCTAGACAGCATACGCTTAGAAGCATACAAATGggtaaacacactcacacacaatttACAGGTCTATGTCTTCTGTACAGTTCTGTCTCCCAACATTACAAACTATTCATGTGTTCTGCAGGAATTAAAACTGAAGCACTTCCATTCCACTGCGGCAAAAGAGACACTCCAGTTTGCTCAGCTGAAGGCCACAATCTGTAACATTTATCAGATGATCACACATTACAGGAGAGTCTCTGTGGACACTGAGGACACCTTCAAGCAGCTGGAAAtg ATTCATAAATATTTTCAGCTTATGAGAGCTATAGATGATGAACTGAAGTTCAACATTATAACAAGGACGAATCGAACTGAAGGGAATG
- the cfap73 gene encoding coiled-coil domain-containing protein 42 like-2 isoform X3 — protein MSLNLEAYFGSVFEERLKLNKVAQKDLADSSTSVMKLVETREECADVTRALESQKEEMQIKRENLRERDENIKKEEEKLKKSILKYNKFLQENDDRRLRALKKAEAERAQIRLKELEIQKLQAENDTLLARKEILEDRVRKAICYHEFLERATKMSGKFETIGQVIDRLHTLQSINKELLESQTRLEKERESTKLKLIQYINKQRTVLLHCNNQLHQQQTQLDSIRLEAYKWELKLKHFHSTAAKETLQFAQLKATICNIYQMITHYRRVSVDTEDTFKQLEMVNNDKILLSTLNESLFVKTIFKIKMRYRNVLKKTSHSNM, from the exons ATGAGTTTGAATTTGGAAGCTTACTTCGGGTCAGTTTTCGAAGAACGACTCAAATT AAATAAGGTCGCGCAGAAGGATTTGGCGGATTCGAGTACAAGCGTAATGAAACTTGTGGAGACGCGCGAGGAGTGCGCGGATGTGACCAGGGCACTGGAGTCTCAGAAAGAg GAGATGCAGATTAAGCGAGAGAATTTAAGAGAGAGAGACGAAAACATTAAGAAAGAAGAGGAGAAACTGAAGAAATCCATACTGAAATATAACAAGTTTTTGCAA GAAAATGATGACAGACGGTTGCGTGCCTTAAAGAAAGCAGAAGCAGAGAGAGCGCAAATCAGACTGAAAGAACTGGAGATTCAGAAGCTACAGGCAGAGAACGACACCCTGCTGGCACGAAAAGAGATATTGGAGGATCGTGTCAGAAAAGCCATATGCTACCATGAGTTCCTGGAGAGAGCCACAAAAATGTCCGGAAAG TTTGAGACCATTGGTCAAGTCATTGACCGTCTTcacacactccagtccatcaacaaGGAACTTCTAGAAAGCCAAACTAggctagagaaagagagagaaagcacaaAGCTGAAActaatacagtacataaataaacAGAGAACTGTTCTCCTGCACTGTAACAACCAACTGCACCAGCAACAGACGCAGCTAGACAGCATACGCTTAGAAGCATACAAATGg GAATTAAAACTGAAGCACTTCCATTCCACTGCGGCAAAAGAGACACTCCAGTTTGCTCAGCTGAAGGCCACAATCTGTAACATTTATCAGATGATCACACATTACAGGAGAGTCTCTGTGGACACTGAGGACACCTTCAAGCAGCTGGAAAtggtgaataatgacaaaatacttCTGTCAACcttgaatgaatcattatttGTTAAAacgatttttaaaattaaaatgaggtacagaaatgttctaaaaaaaacttcacacagcaatatgtaa
- the cfap73 gene encoding coiled-coil domain-containing protein 42 like-2 isoform X4, translating into MSLNLEAYFGSVFEERLKLNKVAQKDLADSSTSVMKLVETREECADVTRALESQKEEMQIKRENLRERDENIKKEEEKLKKSILKYNKFLQENDDRRLRALKKAEAERAQIRLKELEIQKLQAENDTLLARKEILEDRVRKAICYHEFLERATKMSGKFETIGQVIDRLHTLQSINKELLESQTRLEKERESTKLKLIQYINKQRTVLLHCNNQLHQQQTQLDSIRLEAYKWELKLKHFHSTAAKETLQFAQLKATICNIYQMITHYRRVSVDTEDTFKQLEMIHKYFQLMRAIDDELKFNIITRTNRTEGNDSGY; encoded by the exons ATGAGTTTGAATTTGGAAGCTTACTTCGGGTCAGTTTTCGAAGAACGACTCAAATT AAATAAGGTCGCGCAGAAGGATTTGGCGGATTCGAGTACAAGCGTAATGAAACTTGTGGAGACGCGCGAGGAGTGCGCGGATGTGACCAGGGCACTGGAGTCTCAGAAAGAg GAGATGCAGATTAAGCGAGAGAATTTAAGAGAGAGAGACGAAAACATTAAGAAAGAAGAGGAGAAACTGAAGAAATCCATACTGAAATATAACAAGTTTTTGCAA GAAAATGATGACAGACGGTTGCGTGCCTTAAAGAAAGCAGAAGCAGAGAGAGCGCAAATCAGACTGAAAGAACTGGAGATTCAGAAGCTACAGGCAGAGAACGACACCCTGCTGGCACGAAAAGAGATATTGGAGGATCGTGTCAGAAAAGCCATATGCTACCATGAGTTCCTGGAGAGAGCCACAAAAATGTCCGGAAAG TTTGAGACCATTGGTCAAGTCATTGACCGTCTTcacacactccagtccatcaacaaGGAACTTCTAGAAAGCCAAACTAggctagagaaagagagagaaagcacaaAGCTGAAActaatacagtacataaataaacAGAGAACTGTTCTCCTGCACTGTAACAACCAACTGCACCAGCAACAGACGCAGCTAGACAGCATACGCTTAGAAGCATACAAATGg GAATTAAAACTGAAGCACTTCCATTCCACTGCGGCAAAAGAGACACTCCAGTTTGCTCAGCTGAAGGCCACAATCTGTAACATTTATCAGATGATCACACATTACAGGAGAGTCTCTGTGGACACTGAGGACACCTTCAAGCAGCTGGAAAtg ATTCATAAATATTTTCAGCTTATGAGAGCTATAGATGATGAACTGAAGTTCAACATTATAACAAGGACGAATCGAACTGAAGGGAATG